CCTTGCTGGTGGAAGACGATGGCACCAATCCGGATGAAGTGGTGGCGATCTCCGATCGCAATCCCATCGAGCCCGGCCGCTCTTATGGCCTTTCCGCCTGGATCAAGCTGGAAGGCGTCAACACCAACGAGCCGTTCGATGTCGAAAAGGCGGTGTTCTTCACGCTCACCTATCACACCGATGCCGAAGGCTGGGCGGAAGTCGCCGGCCAGGATTTCTTTGTCGTCGATCAGTCTGCCCACGATCGCGACTGGATGCTCTATTCTTTCACTTTTACGCCGCCGATTGAAGCGACGCGCGTTTCGGTGCGCGCGCGCTTGCAACACCAGGCCACTGGCAAAACCTACTGGGATGATTTTCGCATGTACCCGGTGGAAGTGGCCAGGAAAAACCTCACGCTCGATGAATCCACGCGCCCGGCTTATTGGGAGGGATTCAACAACGGCGACGGCCAGGCCGTGTGGACCGGCAAAGTCTATCGCTCCGCCGAACGCAGTCTGATGCTCAGCAAGAACGCCGGCAGCAGCGCGGATCCGATCTGGCTGGCGCGGCAGGTGGCGAAAGTGAATTGGAATCCCGCCACGGGTGTGCCCGCCAACATCGAGATGGAGATCGGTGGTTGGGTGAAGACGGAAAACGTCAACACCAATCCTGCCAGCGAAGCGGCGAGGATTCAACTCCGCTTCAAATTCTTCGATGCCGCGCACAATTTGATCTTTGGCCAGCCCGTGATCTTGAACGTGCCGCAGACGCAGGCGGCGAGCGATTGGACGGAAATCAAGAACAGCTCCGCCGTCGTCTTGCCGGTTGAGGCCGATTCGATGGTGATCGAATTTCAAATGGGGCCGAACGCCAGCGGCACGGCCTATCTTGATGACGTGTTCATGCGCAATGCGCCCGGCGCGCAGGGCTGGCTGGGCGATTTGTTCAACGCCAATCTGGGCGTGCCCGAAGGCTGGTTCTTCTGGAAAGGCCAGATGAGCGAGGGCGTGGCCGGCAAAGGCATCGTCAGCCTCACGGATCAATACGCCTACAGCGGCCGCTACTCGCTGCGTGTGAGCGACGACGCCAGCAATCCGGATGAAGTCGTTGCGATTTCCGACCGCAACCCGGTGCAGCCGAACACCGAGTATTTGGTCACCGCGCGCGTGAAGCGGGTGGGCACCGTGCTCAATCCGCCGCCGCGCGACGTGGAGAAGGCGATCTTTTTCACCGTCACTTATCACGGCAACAGCCCCACCGGCTGGGATGAGAAGCGCGGCGAGGATCTCTTCGTCGTCGATCAAACCACGGCGGATCGCGATTGGACGCAATACTCCTTCCGGTTGAAAACCCGCGCGGATGAATATCGCCTCTCGATTCGCGCCCGCTTGCAGCATCAAGCCACGGGCGACACCTACTGGGATGAATTCCAGGTCGTGCCCATCGTCACGCCGAATGCCAATTTGAGCTTCGATGAGGCGGAGGTGCCGGCCTACTGGATGAAGATGAACACCGACGGCGCCACGGTCGAGTGGGCCACCGATCAAGCCCGCTCGCCGCAACGCTCGTTGAAGATCAGCAAAGCCAGCGGCGGCAGCGAGCCCATGTGGCAGACGCGCGCCAACATGGCGAAACTGAATTGGAACCCGTTGACCGGCACGCCGCCCAACATCGAAATGGAAATCGGCGGCTGGGTGAAGACGGAGAACGTCAACGTCAATCCCGCAGGCGCCAGCGGCGAGATTCAGTTGCTTTATTCCTTCTATGACAAGAACGGCGCGCTGATCTTCGGCCAGCCCGTCGTGCTCAAAGTGCCGCAAGCGCAGGCCACCACCGATTGGACGGAAATCAAGAACGCTGCGCCCGTGGTTTTGCCGACCGACGCCGACTCGCTGGTCGTCACCTTCAAGTTCGGCGCCAATGCCACCGGCACGGTTTGGCTCGACGACCTCTTCATGCGCAATGCGCCCGGTGCGCAAGGCTGGTTGGGTGATCTGTTCAATGGCAATTTCGGCACGCCCGAAGGCTGGTTCTTCTGGAAGGGCCAGATGAGTGAAGGCGTGGCCGGCAAAGGCGTGGTGAGCATCAGCCGCGACTATGCGCACACCGGCGACCATTCGCTGCTGGTTTCCGACGAGGCCGCCAACGCCGACGAAGTCGTGCTCATCGGCAATCGCAATGGCGTGCAGGGCAATCGCGTTTATCAAGTCTCGGCCTGGGTGAAGACCGTGGGCGTTAACACCAACGTGCCGTTCGACGTGGAGAAGGCAATTTTCTTCACCGTTACCTATCACAAAGCCGAGGCGGGCTGGGCGGAAGTGAGCGGCCAGGATTTCTTTGTCGTCGATCAATCGGTCACCGATAAAGACTGGTCGCTGTATACCTTCACGTTGACCACGCCGGCGGAGGCCAATCGCATGTCGATTCGCGGCCGCCTGCAGCACCAGGCCACCGGCCAGGTCTATTTCGACGATTTCGCTGTGGTCGAAGGGCAGGTGACGCGCGTGCAGAACGGCCGGGAATTGCCGGCCTCCTATGCGCTCGCGCAGAACTATCCCAACCCGTTCAATCCTGAGACACGCATCGTGTACGCGCTGCCGCAGCAGGCGCATGTCACCCTCGCGATTTTCAACACGCTCGGCCAGAAAGTGCGCACGCTGGTGGAGGCGAACCAGCCTGCCGGCAAGCACGAGATCGTGTGGGACGGCCGCAATGATCACGGCCAGTCACTTGCCAGCGGCATCTATTTCTATCAACTGCGCACTGCGGAGGCCAAGCTCACGCGGCGCATGGTGCTCATGAGGTAGTTGTGCCGAATTAGACGGATAAGCGGATTGTTGCGATTGACGGATGGTCGGAGCTTCGCCTCAACCGTCCGTCAATCCTGCTGTGCCAAGGCGGCAGAATTCCGGCAATCCCAGCGTCCAACCCTCCAAGTCATCGAGGCGATCATGCAATATCTCAACCGCCTGCTTGTTTCAGTCGTGTTGCTGGCAGCCGTGGCGGCCTTTGCCGGCACCACCGGAAAGATTGCCGGCAAAGTGACGGATCAGAAAAGCGGCGAGCCCCTGTTGGGCGTCAACATTGTCGTGACCGGTACGCGCCTGGGCGCGGTCACCGATATTGAAGGGAGATTCATCATTCTGCAGGTGCCGCCGGGCATCTACACCGTCCGCGCCTCGCTGATCGGCTATCAGGAAATGGCCTACGAAAACGTCCGTGTTTCGATCGATCTCACCACGCCGCTCGATTTTCAACTCTCCGAAACCGTGCTCGAGCTGGGGCAGACCGTCACGGTGGTGGCCCAGCGGCCGCTGGTTCAAAAGGATCTCACCTCCACTTCGAACACCGTGGGCGCGGAGACCATTGCGCAGTTGCCGGTGGACAATCTTTCCGATGTGGTGAATCTGCAGGCGGGCGTGGTCGAAGGCCATTTTCGCGGCGGCCGCACCGGTGAGGTGGCCTATCTCATCAACGGCATTCCGGTCAATGACGTCTACTCCGGCGGGTTTGCGCTGCAGGTGGAAAACAACGCCATTCAGGAGCTGGAAGTCATCAGCGGCACCTTCAATGCCGAGTACGGTCAAGCGATGAGCGGCGTGGTCAACGTCGTCACCAAGGAAGGCGGGGAGAAATTTCACGGCAGTATTTCCAGTTATGTCGGTGACTATGTCAGCACGCACGACGACATCTTCTGGAATGTCGATGCCTTTAATCCCATTTACAATTTCGAAGGCAGTCTTTCCGGGCCAGTGCCGGGACTCGGCAACAAACTCACCTTTTTTGCCTCGACGCGATATTATCACAACGAAGGTGCGCTTTACGGCCGCCGGGTTTTTCTGCCCGCGGATTCCTCGAATTTTCCCACCACTTCTGCGCGCGACTGGTACATCGAAGCGCGCGGCCGCGGCTATCGTTTTGCTTCGGAGACCGACTTGCAACGTCTGGCCGACAGCTTGAAAGCGAGCGCCGATTATGTGGCGATGAATCCCAACCAACGCCTGACCGGGCAATTGAAACTGGTTTATCAGCTCCAGGCCGATTTGAAAATCGACTATGAAGGCCTGCTGCAGAATCGCGACTTTCGCGAATATGACCACAGCTTTCGTTTCAACCCCGACGGCAATTTCCAGCGCGAGCAGCGGGCCTGGAGCAATGCCCTGGCCCTGACCAAAGTCTTCAACAGCCGCACGTTTTTGCAGATCAAAGGCTCGGCGTTCAACACCAACTACCAGCAGTTCGTGCACGAGAATCCGCGCGATCCGGCATATGTCAATCCCGAGTTGCTGAATGCGGCCAGCGGCAATGCCTTTCGCACCGGCGGCGAGCAGATGTGGCATTTCTATCGCAACACCCGCACGAACGTCGGCAAGATGGATTTGACCTGGCAGGCGACCAATCAACATCTCTTGAAGATGGGGCTGGAAGCGCGGCGGCATCGCTTGTGGCTGCGCGCCTTTGAAATTCGCCTGAATCGCGATACCGGCTTCAAGCCGCAGGTGCCGGAGGAGACCAACAACGTCAGCAACAGCGACATGTACCTGCGCCGGCCTTACGAAATCTCCGCGTATGTGCAGGACAAGATGGAATTCGAATATCTCATCGTCAACGCCGGTTTGCGCTTCGACTATTTCAATTCCAGCGGCCGCGTGCCGGATGATTTCGGTGTGCCCAATCTTGCGAGCCTGCTAAAGTCCGGCAACACCAGCCAGCTCAGCCCGCGCTTCGGTTTGGCCTATCCCATCACCGACCGCGGGGTGATTCACATTTCTTACGGCCATTTCTTCCAGATTCCGAATTTCGAGTTTCTCTATTCGAATCCCGAGTTTGAAATTTATCCGACGCAATACTATGGCAGCACGCCGCCGCCGGAGCGCACCCCCAACGTGATCGGCAACGCCAATATCAAACCGCAGCGCACGGCGATTTACGAAATCGGCCTGCAGCAACAGCTCGGCGATGAATTCGCGCTCGATCTCACTGCCTACTCCAAAGACATCCGCAACCTGCTCGGCACGGAGATTCTGTACACGGTGAACGGCATTCGTTATGCGCGTTACCTCAATCGCGACTACGGCAACGTGCGCGGCTTCACCGTTTCGTTCGAAAAGCGCCGCTTCCAAAGCCTGGCGGCGACCATCGACTACACCTTTCAGATTGCCAAAGGCAATGCCAGTGATCCAAATTCCGCCTATTTCGACGTGCAGGCCAATCGTGAGCCCAACAAGGAACTGGTGCCGCTGGAGTGGGATCGCACCCACAGTCTGAACGTCACGCTCACCGCCGGTGATCCCGCGCGCCAGTCGCTTGGCCTCATCGGCAAATTCGGCAGCGGCTTGCCCTACACGCCGACGGCGCAGAACGTGCGCACCGGCGTGGAAAACAGTGAGCGCCGGCCGAACTTCATCAATTTCGATTTGTATGCCTACAAAAACCTGCGTTGGGCGCGAGTGCAGACCAATGTTTTCGTGCGGGTGTACAATCTGTTCGACCGCAAGAACGAACTGCAAGTCTTCGGGGACACCGGCCGCGCCAACTATTCGCTCTCGGCGTTGACCAGCGGCACGGTGTTCGGGCTGAATACCATCGGCGAGTATTTCACGCGTCCGGATTTCTATTCGGAGCCGCGGCAGGTGATCGCAGGGGTTACGGTGGAGTTTTGAAGAATTTCCCCTGTATCAGCATGCGTGTTAACTTGACTATGTCACATTTCATTTGACTTTCTTGAATCTTTATCGCATCAACTAGAGCCGCCAGTAGCTCGCTGCCTTTATCCAAAAGGCTATGCGATGCGCTCATTTCGCTTGCGGGTGTCAGATCTACGTCGGGTCAACAAGCATTTTCTCAGATTTCATCGACATTTTTCAAGATTTTTTCGAACTCGGACACGATCCATGAGTGAGCAGGCCATGCAGTATATGGCCGGCCAAATTCAAACCACGGTACGCCGAAACCTTGAGCAGTTTACCTTGAAAGTACCGAACTCCAATAAGCAATCCCTGCAGCATGTGGTTTCGAATTCCCCGTGGGATGATGATCCCGCCATTGTGCAATTACAGCATGATGTTGCGGCTTTGCTTGGCGATCCAACCCATGGGGCGCTCGTCCTGGACGAAAGTGGCATTCCCAAAGAGGGAGCGCACTCCGTCGGTGTTGCGCGGCAATACTCGGGTGCTTTGGGCAAGGTCGACAACTGTCAGATCGGCGTTTTTCTCGTCTATGCCAACCCCAACTTGGGCGCGACCTTGATTGATCGTCGTTTGTATCTGCCCAAAGCGTGGGTCCAAGATCAGGCGCGTCGCGACAAGGCTGGTATTCCACCGGACATCACCTTTCAAACCAAAGCCCAATTGGGTTGGGAGATGATTCGTCGGGCGCATGCCAATGGCCTTGTTTTTGGTTTTGTGAGCATGGATGCGCATTATGGCGAGCAACCGTGGTTGCGTCATGCCCTGGCCGGCGAGGGCTTGATTTATATGGCCGAAATCCCCAAAACGCGCAGGATTTTTGCCCGCGAACCGATCATGCGAATTCCTCGCCGACGCCACCGCCAAGGTCCGCGGCCGCGCCGAGCGCGTCCGGATATTCACCCGCTGACCGTCGAAAAGTTCGTCAAAGATCATCCTGCGGCTTGGCAACGCCTGAAGGTTCGTGACACCGAACGTGGTGAACTGATCGCCGATTTCGCCGCGTGGCGAATTTGGTCGGTGATCGACAACAATCAACCCGACGCGGACTTGTGGTTGATTGCCCGTCGCGATTTGCTCGATCCCAACGACATCAGCTACGCGTTCTGCAATGCTTCAAAGGACGCTTCTCTCATGCGCCTGGCCCAAATGCTGTGTACCCGCTATTGGGTTGAGCGGGCACTGCAAAACGCCAAAAGTGAAGCAGGCTTGGATGAGTATGAGCTTCGCGGCTGGCGCGGTTGGCACCATCATATGACTTTGACTTTACTCACCATGCTGTTCTTGCTCGAACTCCAAATGAGCCTGAAAGACAAGGCCCCAATGATAACGGTCCAGGATGCGCGTGAGATTCTCCAAGAGATTTTGCCCAAGCGTAAAATCACGGAAAAGGATCTGATTGCAATCATCCGACGAAAGCATCAACAACGATTTGACGCCAGGCAAGCACATGTGAATCGCGCAAATTCGTCTTGAGCTAATGTGACATAGTCAAGTTAAACCAACGAGATGTTTGCAAAGGTCGATTGAAATTCCGTCCCGTAGGGACGAGTGAAAATGGCGCGGTGCCAACAATGCAGTCGTTGTTTTTCAATCGTCGCTCACGAGACTTCGGAGACGCTGTCAACCCATTTCCCAGCAATGGAATTTCTGGGCTATTGTCAAATGTCTTTACGGGACAAAGTTCTGGACCTCGTCTTGGCTTCACACGTATGCCCCTCAAGGGATGAATGATTCGGAGCAGTATCCGGCTTCAGTTTATCTTGTTCGAGGATATCTATGCAGATCCCAACGAAACGCACAACCATCTTCCTTTTCGTTTTGGCTGCCGCCGCCTTCGCCCAGCGCCAGCCCGATCCCAATGTCGGGCAATTGAAAAACACCCGCAAGGGCATCATGGACGGCAATCTCAGCCGCACCATTTTCTGGAATCACGGCGAGATTGCGGACTGGCCGAATCAACCTTCCGGCGAATGGCCGAAAGGTTCGGGTCATTCTTACGTCGATGGCGTCGCCCTCGTGGTAGCCGCGCCCATTGTCGATGCGCAGGGGCGGCGGCGCCATTCGGTAGTGACGCGCTATCGCGAAGACATGGACGTTTCGCCGGAGCAGATTCCCTGGGGTTTTGCGCCGCTGCCGGGATACTTCAATGACAATCCCAGAACGAATCCTGCCAATGCGCCGGCGATCAGCAACGATCCACGTACCTGGCCTTCGCGCTGGCCGGACAAGCCGTTGGACTGGGCCGGGTTTTGGAACGGTTTCTTCGGCAAAGGCGTGACCAACGCTGATCTCGAATCCTACGTCGTCTTCGATGACGATCCCGACGAGGAGTTCCTTTTCTATCCGGATCCGAGCGATTCCAGCCGTCGCGGCCTCGGCCTCGAAGTGGCCTCGCGCATGTTTCAATGGAATCAAGTGCTGGCGCAGGACGTCATCTTTGCGATTTACTTTATCACCAACGAAGGCAAGACGGATTACGACAGTACCTATTTCGCTTTTCACATCGATTGGGGCATCGGCGGCACCGATGACTCCGCGGATGACGGCGGCAGCTATGACGATGATCTCGACATTGCCTGGGCCTTCGACGGCAACGGTTACGGCAGCCCCGGCAACTGGTCGCCGGTCGGCGTCGGCGGCTTCGCCTTTCTCGAAAGCCCGGGAATTTTCCGCGATGGCCGCGATAATGACAATGACGGCCTGCTCAACGAGCGCCGCGACAGCGGTCCCGGTGTTTTTCTGGATCAATTTCCTTATGGTGTCGCCGATGTGCAAGCGTTCCAAAAATTCTATCCCGAGCACCAACTGCGGCCGCATTGGTCCGGCGACGAGAATATCGATTGGGATCCCTTTGAGGATTTGAACAACAATGGCGTGTGGGAGCAAGGCGAGCCGTTGCGCGACGACGTTGGCGCCGATGGTCTCGGGCCTTTTGATGCCAATTACCCCGGCCCGGACTTCGGCGAGGCCGACGGTATCCCGACCGCCGGCGAACCGGATTTTGATTTTACCGACAAGGATGAGAGCGATCAAATCGGCCTCACCGGCTTCAATGTTTTCGTGCTGCACGAATACAAGATGGAAAACGATGAGGCCTATTGGAACGGGCTGCGCGCGGCCCTGCCCCCGCGGGACAAGCTGGTGCAGAACACCAACCTCGGCATGTTCTTCTCGTCCGGTCCTTTTGAATTGAAAGCCAGCGATACCCAATTCTATTCCATGTCGTTGTTGTTTGCCGAAGACATCAATGACCTGGCGCGCACCAAGAAGACCGTCCAGCAAATCTACAATGCCGATTACCGCTTTGCGAAACCGCCGGACAAACCGCAGCTCACTGCCATTGCCGGCGACCGCAAAGTCGTGCTGTATTGGGATGACAAAGCCGAGCGCTCGTATGATCCCTTCTTGCAGGATTTCGATTTTGAAGGCTACAACATTTACCGCGCGACCGATCCCGAATTCCTCGAAGTACAGACCATCACCGACAGCTACGG
The window above is part of the bacterium genome. Proteins encoded here:
- a CDS encoding TonB-dependent receptor → MQYLNRLLVSVVLLAAVAAFAGTTGKIAGKVTDQKSGEPLLGVNIVVTGTRLGAVTDIEGRFIILQVPPGIYTVRASLIGYQEMAYENVRVSIDLTTPLDFQLSETVLELGQTVTVVAQRPLVQKDLTSTSNTVGAETIAQLPVDNLSDVVNLQAGVVEGHFRGGRTGEVAYLINGIPVNDVYSGGFALQVENNAIQELEVISGTFNAEYGQAMSGVVNVVTKEGGEKFHGSISSYVGDYVSTHDDIFWNVDAFNPIYNFEGSLSGPVPGLGNKLTFFASTRYYHNEGALYGRRVFLPADSSNFPTTSARDWYIEARGRGYRFASETDLQRLADSLKASADYVAMNPNQRLTGQLKLVYQLQADLKIDYEGLLQNRDFREYDHSFRFNPDGNFQREQRAWSNALALTKVFNSRTFLQIKGSAFNTNYQQFVHENPRDPAYVNPELLNAASGNAFRTGGEQMWHFYRNTRTNVGKMDLTWQATNQHLLKMGLEARRHRLWLRAFEIRLNRDTGFKPQVPEETNNVSNSDMYLRRPYEISAYVQDKMEFEYLIVNAGLRFDYFNSSGRVPDDFGVPNLASLLKSGNTSQLSPRFGLAYPITDRGVIHISYGHFFQIPNFEFLYSNPEFEIYPTQYYGSTPPPERTPNVIGNANIKPQRTAIYEIGLQQQLGDEFALDLTAYSKDIRNLLGTEILYTVNGIRYARYLNRDYGNVRGFTVSFEKRRFQSLAATIDYTFQIAKGNASDPNSAYFDVQANREPNKELVPLEWDRTHSLNVTLTAGDPARQSLGLIGKFGSGLPYTPTAQNVRTGVENSERRPNFINFDLYAYKNLRWARVQTNVFVRVYNLFDRKNELQVFGDTGRANYSLSALTSGTVFGLNTIGEYFTRPDFYSEPRQVIAGVTVEF
- a CDS encoding IS701 family transposase, which encodes MSEQAMQYMAGQIQTTVRRNLEQFTLKVPNSNKQSLQHVVSNSPWDDDPAIVQLQHDVAALLGDPTHGALVLDESGIPKEGAHSVGVARQYSGALGKVDNCQIGVFLVYANPNLGATLIDRRLYLPKAWVQDQARRDKAGIPPDITFQTKAQLGWEMIRRAHANGLVFGFVSMDAHYGEQPWLRHALAGEGLIYMAEIPKTRRIFAREPIMRIPRRRHRQGPRPRRARPDIHPLTVEKFVKDHPAAWQRLKVRDTERGELIADFAAWRIWSVIDNNQPDADLWLIARRDLLDPNDISYAFCNASKDASLMRLAQMLCTRYWVERALQNAKSEAGLDEYELRGWRGWHHHMTLTLLTMLFLLELQMSLKDKAPMITVQDAREILQEILPKRKITEKDLIAIIRRKHQQRFDARQAHVNRANSS
- a CDS encoding carbohydrate binding domain-containing protein, giving the protein MQFRLRVLLALTLALCLMGAGGASSQINTIPNGGFENAEAPAHWHKANAGAATVEWAGDVYRSPQRSLKISKSSGVDTPMWESDNLAKLNWNPVTGIPANIEMEIGGWVKTSGVNVNPAGADAKITLSFWFFDASEAVIFGQPVVLDVPQAQATTDWTEIKNSTAVVLPVDAARLVVQFKFGANATGTVWLDDIFMRNAPGAQGWLGDLYNGNFGVPANWFFWKGQMSEGVAGKGVVTITSAAAHSGSYSLLVEDDGTNPDEVVAISDRNPIEPGRSYGLSAWIKLEGVNTNEPFDVEKAVFFTLTYHTDAEGWAEVAGQDFFVVDQSAHDRDWMLYSFTFTPPIEATRVSVRARLQHQATGKTYWDDFRMYPVEVARKNLTLDESTRPAYWEGFNNGDGQAVWTGKVYRSAERSLMLSKNAGSSADPIWLARQVAKVNWNPATGVPANIEMEIGGWVKTENVNTNPASEAARIQLRFKFFDAAHNLIFGQPVILNVPQTQAASDWTEIKNSSAVVLPVEADSMVIEFQMGPNASGTAYLDDVFMRNAPGAQGWLGDLFNANLGVPEGWFFWKGQMSEGVAGKGIVSLTDQYAYSGRYSLRVSDDASNPDEVVAISDRNPVQPNTEYLVTARVKRVGTVLNPPPRDVEKAIFFTVTYHGNSPTGWDEKRGEDLFVVDQTTADRDWTQYSFRLKTRADEYRLSIRARLQHQATGDTYWDEFQVVPIVTPNANLSFDEAEVPAYWMKMNTDGATVEWATDQARSPQRSLKISKASGGSEPMWQTRANMAKLNWNPLTGTPPNIEMEIGGWVKTENVNVNPAGASGEIQLLYSFYDKNGALIFGQPVVLKVPQAQATTDWTEIKNAAPVVLPTDADSLVVTFKFGANATGTVWLDDLFMRNAPGAQGWLGDLFNGNFGTPEGWFFWKGQMSEGVAGKGVVSISRDYAHTGDHSLLVSDEAANADEVVLIGNRNGVQGNRVYQVSAWVKTVGVNTNVPFDVEKAIFFTVTYHKAEAGWAEVSGQDFFVVDQSVTDKDWSLYTFTLTTPAEANRMSIRGRLQHQATGQVYFDDFAVVEGQVTRVQNGRELPASYALAQNYPNPFNPETRIVYALPQQAHVTLAIFNTLGQKVRTLVEANQPAGKHEIVWDGRNDHGQSLASGIYFYQLRTAEAKLTRRMVLMR